AAAGATGCTTCATCATTACCTACAGCAGTACTTtgggctggggatggaggaggaggagaaacttCCCCTATAGCTTTGTCGGTATGTGTAGCGTAGGGTGGATTCGGCTATGGAAGAGGTTTAAAGTGTAAAAACAGTAAGCGTTTACCTTCTAAAACCAACATAAAGAGGTTTGAAATTAAGCTTTTTATGGTgattttttggtgagaacacagGGTAATATATTTGAATATCTACACTACTTATAGAACAGGTAAATAATACCAGGCACAGTGAAAAATGGCAAACAACTCTAAAAACTCAGTGTCCTAGGAGTAGTACAATGAAGAAATCATAACTTATGTTAACATGTTGTAAACCTTCGACACAAAAGGCTTCTGGAATGTGACAAAAAAATGACACCAGGCTTTGTGTTAGAAACCTCTCCTCTCTCAAGGTGTTCTCTATGCACTTGCTTCTCACGTGATCAAAGCTGTACATGTGTTTAGAAGAAAGGGCTTATCGCTAGCAGCGGGCAGTAAGATCAATAAGAGCAGTTATAATCATAATTTAACACAATCCCGGATTTGTCATACTTCAGAAGTAACTCAATCCAAACTCTTCACATCTTCCTAACCTGCTGGCATTCAGATGCAACTAGTAGACATCACTGAATAGCTTTTCATACCCTTGACTAAATTGCTTTGGTGTGCATaccatttccttctttaaaacaTGCAGTTCATACATTTGACAGTTTTACTACCATAGTCGATACACTCTGGACCAATGCACTCACAGCAGGCGTTATGGAACCAGCGATATTTGGATGCCCCCATGGACTCGCAGGATATTTTACACTGATGTATGGACATGCAGTCATCAAAATAAACCACAGTACACATgtgttctgaaaaataaaagattaagatTTTAGCACAATAAATAGGAAAAGCAGGAAAGGCTTTAACACTTAGCTGAATATTATTAACAGTTATTTATCTTAGCTCTCTTGCTGCTAGTCTGCCCAGGACAACAGGTGAGGTGTGGGAAAAAAGATCACATCTGTTAATCACATTGAGAAGGGAGTTTCCTACTCCAGCTCAGACACAAAGGGCTTCCTTCACCACTTCCTCAGATTTCAGACTTTGATCTGGGCATTTCTGATAAGATTTCCATAAGGAGAGAATTCTTCAGctaaaacaagtttgaaaaacactgttctAAATTTATACTGagaatttacaataaaataaagtaattcaaATGATGCAATGTGATTAGCAATGTGGCACAATTCAGCATGAGCTATTAGAAATTATCCTGGGTGGTGTTCCCAGGAATTAGCTTCCTGCTTATTGGTTCATGAATTTGAATAACCTTTGAGaaaaatttatgaattatttaatatCTAGCATGttgattatttacattttaataatggGAAAGTGGTAGCAAACACATTTCGGTACATTTCTGATGTTTCCCAAGATTTATAATTTGTCTTATAAAGTACTTTAACCTGAGAGGAAATAAGGATTCTTACTCTTCATTAACAAAAGCTGTTTTGCTTTTACTATTGATGGCCAAAGTTCATACGACTTTATAGACAGGGTTGTAATGGAGGGCACaacaaaaaagccaaataaaaaagCACAAATTATACTGTTTATATATAACTCAtctcatattttaagaaataactgCAATATTCAAAATTGTCTTATTCTTCCACAGTGAAATTGTGTGGAGCCTTTAATTTGAAAACATCACAGACTTTATGAAAATTACATGTCTTTTTTACATTCCAAAGTTAAGGTATGACCTGTGCTCACTAATAAATGTTCTTTAACATGCTTCTCCAAGTTGTACACGTCACTCTCTCATTGAGTTTCCCTTCTGACCAACAGCACTCATTTGCAGAGCACTGCCTGGGGTAAGGTTACACCTGGAAATGAGGTGAATGTAATACCAACTTGCTCATTAACAAATTCAGCTGATGACCTGGCATCATTCGTGGCACTAATGCTATTATAGAAATCTTACCTTCTAGGACACTCTGGATGTTACCTGACGATGAACAATTCTGCATAAGGTAAGCAGCCTTGTTGCTATCTCatgaaaagaacaatgaaagcataatgcaaataaatatcaaaattagaCCCTGGTTATCTATTTTCCAACAGAACTTCTATCGCCGAAAGTCTGAAGGGGTTTTGAGAACAACTCCTTGTTTACTCAGGGATTGGGGTTATTAAAGTCCAGAACTTACGTAAGACTATACACACTCAAAACCAAAAAGCTACTCTAAAAGATAATGTTAATATAGGCTTCACAGACCACACAGAAAGTGAGGGGGGCAAGAGAGAAAAAACCAACTTTGGCAGTTACCTTTGTCACTGGAATAAGGTGCATGAACATTATTGCTGGGAACAGACACATTTTGGTGGTGTGGCTGGTTCACGGtttctaaaaatgaaacaagattcTCATGATGTGAAAGTTCTTCTGCAACAGGGAAGGAAACAATGTTCCAGTTCAACTGAGTGTCTCCTTCTGTGAGTGCCCGGAAGAGAGAAGGGATGGGTTCATGAAGCTCCTCCACTGTGCTCTTTGAAGTTGGAGGCGTGTCACTGTAGTTGCGAGGATTACACatacctggggggtgggggtggcgaggaaggcaaagagaataaaatttctttttctcactgattGAAATGTCATGAGATATTCTTAGGTACTGCCTTGCAATCCAAGCTCCAACATATTAAAATCAGGTGTCTTCTAACACTGTACATAGATACCTTCCTAGGTTTTTTGCTGAGAGGGCCTAGAGGCAATGACACCCTAGTAGCACTGAGCACACCAAGTGCCCAGATCTTGTTTTCTAAATACCTGTCCTTGGCTAAGAGGAACAGAGCTCCTTGGGGGAAAGACTGACTCCAGGGCTGGGTTAGGGAACGTCTGAAATGACCCTGGAACACCTTTCTg
Above is a genomic segment from Balaenoptera musculus isolate JJ_BM4_2016_0621 chromosome 14, mBalMus1.pri.v3, whole genome shotgun sequence containing:
- the TWSG1 gene encoding twisted gastrulation protein homolog 1 isoform X2 — encoded protein: MKSPSVVMLTVAILVFLTWVPVSLSCNKALCASDVSKCLIQELCQCRPGEGNCSCCKECMLCLGTLWDECCDCVGMCNPRNYSDTPPTSKSTVEELHEPIPSLFRALTEGDTQLNWNIVSFPVAEELSHHENLVSFLETVNQPHHQNVSVPSNNVHAPYSSDKEHMCTVVYFDDCMSIHQCKISCESMGASKYRWFHNACCLYMDQVFLSNKGYHTVGG
- the TWSG1 gene encoding twisted gastrulation protein homolog 1 isoform X1, which codes for MKSPSVVMLTVAILVFLTWVPVSLSCNKALCASDVSKCLIQELCQCRPGEGNCSCCKECMLCLGTLWDECCDCVGMCNPRNYSDTPPTSKSTVEELHEPIPSLFRALTEGDTQLNWNIVSFPVAEELSHHENLVSFLETVNQPHHQNVSVPSNNVHAPYSSDKEHMCTVVYFDDCMSIHQCKISCESMGASKYRWFHNACCECIGPECIDYGSKTVKCMNCMF
- the TWSG1 gene encoding twisted gastrulation protein homolog 1 isoform X3; the protein is MKSPSVVMLTVAILVFLTWVPVSLSCNKALCASDVSKCLIQELCQCRPGEGNCSCCKECMLCLGTLWDECCDCVGMCNPRNYSDTPPTSKSTVEELHEPIPSLFRALTEGDTQLNWNIVSFPVAEELSHHENLVSFLETVNQPHHQNVSVPSNNVHAPYSSDKEHMCTVVYFDDCMSIHQCKISCESMGASKYRWFHNAC